The following is a genomic window from Marinitoga hydrogenitolerans DSM 16785.
TATAATGGTTGAAAAATATATTATATTTCACACGGAGGTGAAATTATGAGGATTTATCACAACATGGAGGCTTTAAATGCATGGAGAACGCTTAACACTGTTAAAGGTGAGATGGGAAAATCTTTAGAAAAACTTTCTTCAGGGTTAAGAATTAACAGAGCAGCAGATGATGCAGCAGGGTTGGCTATCTCTGAAAAAATGAGAAACCAGGTTAAAGGTTTAGACACAGCAGTTAGAAATGCTCAAGATGCAATTTCGATGATTCAAACAGCAGAAGGTGGAATGGATGAAATACATTCTATATTAAAACGTATGAGAGAATTAGCAGTACAAGCATCAACAGATACAAACACAGATGCAGATAGGGTACAATTACAAAACGAATTC
Proteins encoded in this region:
- a CDS encoding flagellin; translation: MRIYHNMEALNAWRTLNTVKGEMGKSLEKLSSGLRINRAADDAAGLAISEKMRNQVKGLDTAVRNAQDAISMIQTAEGGMDEIHSILKRMRELAVQASTDTNTDADRVQLQNEFTELRDEINRIAKTTQFNTKNLLDGSLKETRKADAKIVSPGSAHF